Part of the Chanos chanos chromosome 5, fChaCha1.1, whole genome shotgun sequence genome, ttttctttagtGCGGTAACTGCTGCTAGCCAACAAGCTAAAGCTATGTTACTGTGGACCGAGATGACAGTTTCCATGTTGACATTTAGCACGCTAGTGCAACTGCAAACAAATATGCGAAGTTTATTTTGTAGTTGTTAGTTTAATACACGAATTGAGATGTAAGCGAATGCAGCATAATGGTGTTCACTCGACCGCGCTAGCACCCGGCAACGTTGGCTAACCTACATGTGCTAGCGGAGTCTCTTGATATCGTAATTAGCTAAATTAGCAAAGTGAATCGAGTTATGGCGACCAGCATGGCTTGGCAAACAGTTTAAGCTGCCTATACTGAACGTTTGTACATATTCGGAAAGACGAAACTGTTCCAGACTGTCATGATTACTTATTTTAGACACTAAGTAATTATTCAGTCGAATGAAATACTGTTGGGATGCACCCAAGTGATCGCTTAGCATGCTTTATCCATTATTCTGTGGTTGAAAGTTAGACATTTTGTCATCAATACTGTTAGTCTCGGGCCATCTTTTCATAAATCACAGCTTGTCAGTTTTTTACGTGTAATGCAACGTGAAAAGTATGTGAAATCTGGTGCACGCACGGGTAAAATGTGCCTTTACGTGTCCGTTTTATGCAGGAAGATATTGTTTTGCATCTTTACATTATTTCACCCAGAACGGCTTCGTATTTTTGTTGAAGTTGTTTTCTGGTCAGACTTACCGTCTGGTTTCAAAGTTCTACACGTTTTGACTCACAGTCCACTGATTCTTGCACACAGTGATTCACATTAGTGATGGAGTGGTTGGATTATATAAATTTCAATGAAGAGACTCTAACGGTGGGAACGAAGCAGCTACAAGATGACCTATGGCTCATTTACCTCTTGTTTACTTATGTTTAAGTAGAACAGTAAACTGTCCCTGAATGTCTTTGGTTGTCAGTCTCACTCTCAAAATCTCGCACAATTTGGTAATTCCTCTGTTTGTGCGCGAGAGAGTGAGTAGTAGTGCTTACGAGAAAAACGTTTGTTTTCTAGcttgtaaaaaatatttttttcagtcattggGAAGTGTCCTGTATAACAGTTGATTACGTTACCCTGATGTAACGATTTGACATTCCAAGGTACTTAGACTAGCAGGAATGAGATTCTGATTTCATGTCAGCTCTGGTACTGAGACTGGTAATTATAGTGGCATGGTCCCACTAGACTCTAATAGCCAGTCAGTCCTGCAACAGTTTGAAGCTAAAGTAGAGTGGTAGCCTCAGAACAACAGAAATTCCATGTCTGTCAGCACAACGTGCACTTTGGGGAAATCCTTCTGCTATCTTAAATTGTTCCGCTTTTGAGAAGGCGCTTCCTTGTGTTTACTGAACAGTGCAAAAAGAATTGCTTCATCAGCATTTTACTATATAAAGCTAAATGTCCTGTAtaaactgcctaatttaaaagAATTTGACTGCAAATGTCCAACTGCCAATTTTAAAAGATATCATTTTCAAGTCCTGATGCTGCTACAGCATATTCTAAGTAGactaattatttaaaaattgaAACATGATCAAGTGGTGGTGGACTGGTGATattcaggtcttttttttttataaagcagGATATGTGGCTGTGGACTGACTGGAGAGCAGTGGTGGATTAACATTGTCAGTCTTTTTGCAGTACAAGAGCCAAAGACTGTGTGACTGGAGCTTCAGTGACCCACTTTCGGCTCTCTGATAGTTTGTTGTGACCCATCCCTTTGCCAGCTTAGAATTAACTCTTTCCCCGTCACATTagcgcttgctctctctctctctctctcttactctgctGTCTTTCTCACGTTGCTCGTATGAGGAGTTAGATTCCTCAGTGAAAGCTAATAACTAGACAGCTCTATCGGCCTTGTTTAACTCATTTAATTAAGAACACATtgaaataaggaaaaacaaTATCTTGGGTTAATTCCTGAATAAACTGTACAgcctctttctttgttttggatGGAATGGCTGGGCGTTTCCTCTCTTGCCCTCTTTCACAGtaatgcagtcttttttttttatttgaagatgATTTGTTTTAACCAAACGGACAGCTGCTCAGCCTGTGACTTTGTGAAGAACCAGGACCAGAGATAAagacaaaatgttcttttttgacATGcgcttgttttctgttctcagtcGACAAATGGATAGAATCTGCTGCATGTGAGATCAAAGAAATGATGACAAAATTATGTAAGGCTCCCGTGACcctaatttgtttttctttgtgttgttattgtgtttgtatgtgtttcactCCCAGGTCGATGAATTTGTTTGTGGTCCCACGGATGGAAAGGAGATGAGCATCTAAACAACACTTGATCTCATGGTAAGCCCCAGACTACATCTGATGTTCTGTTTAGCTCTGCTGTAGTATATCTGTAAGGGGAAAAGGGGGCAAAATCAGCATACATCATCAACAGCGGGTCAGTCtgaaatctttttctttctgcaaGATGCAGAGGGTTTGGATGATGGAAAACCGAGAAGCATATTTTGAAGATTGTGTATGTTTCGGGACCTATTTTAGACCAAAGCTGCATGTTATTCTTATTGTTCAGCAATGGTTCATCTCAAAAGGGCTTAATTTAttgtcagttcagttcatttccatGAACCGAAAATTACTATTTTAATAtaacagtttgtgttgtgttaatgaacaacatttgaaaatatctttttgaGTCGAGAGACGTAACCCTAAAACCTTATCAGAGTTCTACTTGGCTGTCTGCCATGCTGTCTGGTGCAGTTTCCTCGTTTTAAcctctgtttgcatgtgtcatTTCTTATCTCAGATTGTTTCCTTTCCACCATTTAATGGGACTAGTCATACATGATATCAAAATCTTTATGGCAAACACTGAACAATAAAACAGACCGACTACTTTCATCATACTTGagcatttatttttcttcctcttcttcttctaagTTGTGCCTTTTCCTTGACTTTGAACCTGCTCACAACAGTGTGACCATGTCCAATCGGATTGGATTGGAATCAGCAGATTCATGGTTCAGTTCTTAGGCCCTGGTTCAGTTTGTGACCTCGTTTTTGGTCGTTTTTATTGAAGTGTCTGTGTTCTTTGTCATGAATCAGAAATGATGGgagtaaacagagaaacactagTCTAAGCTACTGTCACCCACTGAACTAAATCACTTTTAAAGGACAGTTAAGAAAATGGATGACAAATGTTTAAATAGAACTTCTTACTGTAACTTACTACTGTAAATCttagatttttgttgtttacgATGAGTTGTTTACCTGTGACATTGTAAGAAGTCTCACATGCCTTagctgtgaaaaagaaaatgtaccaCTGCTCACAACTCACAGATCATGTGGCAAAACCATTGGTTGCCACAGTCTGGTTTCGCTTTTATCACAAGACAGTGACGGGCTTAACGTCCAAAATATAGGTCCTATGATGAATGTGAAATTGTGGCGCTCACACATCCTTCACATGTTGAACAGGTCTGTGGTCTGAGTggtttttctctgcttttcacaTCACTCTGAATAGCCATGATGTAGACCTCAGCTCCAGTAATGTTAGACCCCGTAATGGTAGGACTGATACTGTAATTCAATTATATTACACTGTCTTGAGCTCCAAGCAGACTTAATCTAGATGATGCCTGTAAGCTGCtttgttggagaaaaaaaatagacctTTCCCTGGTTCGTCTTCACTGATTATTCTGTGCTCGATAGGACTGACTGACTAGTCCAGTCTGGACTAAGCAAGACTAAACAACCCATAGATGCCAACACCGCAACCAGCTTcctctgtttttacacacaGAGTGTTGGTTTGTTCTCCCACCAGGGTCAGTCTGCATGTCAGTATCATCTCTTAAAGGGAATTGGGCTATAGGCTCCGTCTTTTGCGCTGGTCATGCAGTGAGTGGAAAGTTGCCTTTGGCCAGAGGGGTGccatgagagagggagaagagagagtttGATCCGGTTGGCAGAGTCATAAGAGTTTTCCTCCCTGTCATCAAATCTGGAGAACACACAGGTGCATTGTCATCCATGGCTTACTGGAAACGTGAGAGCAGAACTCAACCTTGACTTCTCTGCTAACATCAAAGAGCCAGTTCAGTGCTGCTTGGTAGGCATATTGTGTGTCTGATTTCCTGGTCTGGTGGATTCCCATGGTGTAGCTTTTCTGCTTTTGGAACATTTGGGAGTGATCCACTAGCATTTTAAGTTTTCTGTCTGATAGTGCATTAATGTTCAAATTATTATCATGAAATTGTTCATGCATTGTAGGATTGCAGCGTCATAGATAATACAGGCTTAAGCAGTTGAAAAAGtgataaataaaagtaaagttGCTTTCTCTTGTTATAGACCAGAAAATTAAGAGGCTTTATTAAAGTATTAGTTTGTGTGGTATGTAAGGCATATGAATATGCTTTACTTCAGTGATCCTTGAAGTCATTTTTAGAGCATATTTGGATATTGTAGTATCTGAAAATGAAGTGTGTTAGAGAAATGACTTGCTGTAACAAGTccagtaaatgaatgaatatggaCACTCTGCTTGGATTACAGCATAGAGCTGGCACTGGTTTTCACTGTTCCATGACATAAGATTAAACGTACAGTGTCTGGAGGAAGTAAAAAAGTTAAAGTTTACATGTTATGTGAGttgtgaaaaaaagacatctgtTGCAGCCATACCCAACACTGGGTATCCATCACATTATGATGGATATTTCTCTACATTCCCTACAAAATGATAAATCTGAGTAACGTTGATGATTACACAGTTCAAATCTGTTTGTACAATGATGCTTACTTTTACATATCAGCAGACCTTAATGAAATATACCACCCTACCAAGACTTCTTCCTGTTCACATAATCATTGTGACCCTGGTGTCCTGTTTGACCAGTTCAGCTTGATTTGGGTTTGTTATGATCTGGTTGgagcttcatttttttttccagcttaaAATAGTATCTCCTCACGTTGACCGTAATTTGCACAGTTTGGCGGTGCATTCTGTTGGACTTAATTGAGTACATGTTTCTGCAGCTATTGCCAAGATGTGAATTAGTGGGTTGATGTGGTGTTTAGATGAACAGTACCTTTGATTAGCACAGATGAAGTAGATTGCTTTAGATGAGTTTCACTCAGTAATGTTTCCCAGCTGGTCAGCCTGGGGACAAGTGTCCTACCATGTACCGTCAATGTAACACTCAGACAGGATGtttaatggtttaaaaaaaaacccatctgtttTCCCAGGCTCCCCTCCTGCCCTGACCTCTGGGTTTAACCAGGATCCAAAATGAGCATAAGCAGTGATGAGGTCAACTTCCTGGTGTACAGATACCTGCAGGAGTCAGGTGGGtatcagtgcacacacacatttacagtcagACATGGACAGtagctcttcctctctcagctaAGTCAAAAACCATGCTTGTTCTGCTCAAGAAAAGTTCTATACGATGAAggtgtatttattttcttagtTAAGTATGACATATTGCAAATTGAGGATTGTGAGGGTAAAATATTTTAGCCTGgatttcacaaaaaaatcaaattcatctCTGACCAAGACTAGAGTACCCAAGATTATGACCAAATGAGCCTGTATTTTCAGAGGGGCGTTAGTTTGCAGCAAGAGAAAGCAGCTTTTATAGACGAGTACGTCCCCAAGAGCTTGACGTGTGCCTGCTCTGATTACACTAAACACTGCAAGATGTGTTTGCTTTGCCTACAGGCTTTTCCCACTCTGCCTTCACCTTTGGCATAGAAAGCCACATCAGCCAGTCCAACATTAACGGAGCTCTGGTGCCCCCCGCTGCCCTCATCTCCATCATCCAGAAGGGCCTGCAGTATGTGGAGGCTGAGGTCAGCATCAACGAGGTGAGTCTCTCCCATTAACGCTCAGCTAACTGCCCTCACACACTGCAGTGCTCActgatatttatgtgtttgctGGGGTGTTTGCTCCTGTAATTAAACTAGTCGCTGTGGTTTTCGAAATTGAGTACACAGAACCATTGACCAAACAGCCTAGTCTGCTGAAAGAGGGTTGCTTTCTCGCTTATTTATGCTTGTTTTGGGATGTGTGTATTTAACTGTTTATTTCTTGCTGACTTACTCATTTGTTTATGtaagtatgtatatatgtatgtgcacatttgtttatttatatggcAGTCTATTCTTGAACGTTGGAGAAATGCATAAAGAGATGTAAAAGCAATACTAGCAAAAGCATTTTGCTGATGTGTCGTTTTCTTGTGAACGGcatctgtctgttttacatTGATGGCGATGCTGAGAGCGAATAGTTGCTCAGAGTCCTACAGAGCTGTCGTCATGGTTGTCACcgttgtcgtgtgtgtgttgtcaggacGGCACGCTATTTGACGGACGGCCCATTGAGTCCCTGTCTCTGATTGACGCGGTGATGCCGGACGTGGTTCAGACGCGGCAGCAGGTGTACAGAGACAAACTGGCCCAGCAGCAGGCTGCGGCTGCCTCCGCCACAACCAGCTCCACGGCCCCCGGAAACGCCAAGAACGGAGAGAACGCTGCCAACGGAGAGGAGAACGGAGCACACGCCTTAGCCAGTGAGCATATGTTCCCAAAACGCGTTGCGTGACAGCCGACAGGTCACTCTAAGGAATGGCATGGTGgcgatgtttatttttttgtttgtttggttttttttacactcattttctaagGGCGCTTTCATACCAGAGCTTTTGGTGCAAACCCGGGTCCGCTTGAGCTGTTGGtacggtttgtttttttggtgtgtccTGCAGAAAACAGGGTCTGGGGTACGGTTCACTTGAATTCGAATGCGGTTCACACTGGTGTGAAAGCTGTCTGATccaaaaccaggaagtaaacgCTATTGATGACGTGTAACTCGTTTTATTAATTAACAGGCAATTTCCAAAAACAGCTCGCCTCACTCTCAAACAGCGGGACGCATTTACCGCAAAGTGAAAATACCAAACACTGTTATTTTGGCACTGACACCATATTAACAAAAAGctgaataagaaaacaaatataatttgtCTTTCCATTGTGTTGCTTCCCTTTTGCGTCGTTCCTTATGTGTTGATGACGTAAACGGACCAGGGTTCGCAACCAAAAAATTGTAATGTGAAAGCAGaccagtgggggggggggggggggggggatgggggcgCTCGGGTACAGACCAGCAAAAcggaccaagtgtgaaagcagcctCAGTGTTAGCAAACTCACAAGATCTTGAGCAACACTCAGAGCCCTGTGAATAAAATTACATATGCGCATAGAATGACCCATGAATTACAGAGCGTGTTAAGGCCAGTTAGATTCCCTTAATAAAACATCCAGTATCCAGGCTGTTCACCATAGCAGTTGATCCTGTGCTCTGGTTAAGGTGAGGGTGACGTGTAAAACTGAATGACTGATTCCACAGTGTCGTGAGCAGTGCGTTTAGCCTTATACAGGTGTAGAGACAGATTCATTACTTGTACTCTGCAATACCCTTTTGCTCATCGCTGTAAAGCAGCCAGTGTGGGGTAGTGTTGAAGTTTGAGACATATGTTTCTCCTGTGACAGACCACCATGCAGACATGATGGAGGTGGACAGGGGCGTGGAGATCCCTGCCAGCAAAGCCATGGTGCTACGCGGCCACGAGTCCGAGGTCTTCATCTGTGCGTGGAACCCTGTCAGTGACCTGCTGGCTTCTGGGTTAGTGTCAACCCTCTTCTGCCTCCTGTACAGCGCAGCCAGTTCTGATTGGTCTGGAGCCATCAGATGTGTGAACCAGGCGTAAAAGCAAACTACACCTGCTGTTTCTAAATACAGCAGTGAGGTGTGGTTTGTACATGCAGTGTTTGAcaacatgtctttgtgtgtgtgtgtcctcagttCTGGAGACTCCACAGCCCGTATCTGGAACCTGAGTGAGAGCAGTTCTGGGGGCTCCACTCAGCTGGTCCTGAGACACTGCATACGGGAGGGGGGACAGGATGTGCCCAGTAACAAAGACGTCACCTCACTGGACTGGAATGTGAGTCCCACCTGCTGCCTCCTCTGCTGACGTGACCAGAGCTTTCCCTTGGCAACCGCTCAGTCCTGCCAATGAGTCACACATACAAGCTCTCCTCTTTAGTGTGATTTTCATCGCTTTCAAAGACACGCAGGAGAGACCCTTTGTCAGTTGTGCAGCAGAGAGCTTGTGTAAAAGAGATTGTGAAAGTAGACAAACAATAGTGTTTTTTTGGTGAGCTGTTTGATTATATGGGTATAATTATACGTcactgatttgtgtttttggcAGAGTGAGGGTACACTTCTAGCAACAGGCTCTTACGACGGCTTTGCCAGAATATGGACTAAAGACGGTAATCCTGTTTTCCTCTAAATGTCAAGTTTGCATCTTTCCCTCTGATTTGTTACCACATACATACAAGATGTGGGTTTTGTGACGTCGTCTTGTATGCACTGATGGTTGTGGATGAGGGCATATTCTAAATTAAACTTGACATGGTTTTGTAGGTAACCTTGCCAGCACTTTGGGCCAGCACAAAGGTCCTATATTTGCCCTGAAATGGAATAAGAAAGGAAATTTCATCCTTAGCGCTGGTGTTGATAAGGTAAGATGTACTTGACCTGCTGTCTTTACATTttgtaatgaaaagaaaagcagatgaTGTGGATTTTATAACAGTAGTAGAGACAACTGTGTGTTAACCTCTGCTTGCTGTACTATACAGACCACAATCATTTGGGATGCACACACAGGGGAAGCCAAACAACAATTTCCATTCCATTCAGGTCAGTGTGCGATGTTTTTTCACTGGTCCTCTGAGACCTATGAATTATCAGACGTGATCTTGGCCCGAGAAGTGTCTGTCGAGATAATCGATTGTTAAGAAGAGCAGCTAGGTCATCAACGGGTCAGGGGGTTAAAGCTTTTGTTTATTGCCAGTTTTCTCAGCGTAGTGTAGTATGTTATGGGAGAAACACAGTGCAGGATTTATTGTAGAGGAGTTCCGTAGGGTTAAGCTTTGCCCCTATAATCCTGACCGAGAGTGGACATGTGgttctctgatgtgtgtgtgcagctcctGCTCTGGATGTGGACTGGCAGAGCAACAACACGTTTGCCTCTTGCAGCACGGACATGTGTATCCATGTGTGTAAGCTGGGACAGGACAGACCCGTCAAGACATTCCAAGGACACACGGTACACCTGCCTCTCGTCGCACCTTCATTTCCCGCTTAAATATTCAGTGATCCAAAGCCCTGATGACAAAAACACTTTCCACTCTTACAAATACTTTAAATGTCATTACCATGGTTCCCGCGGATCCTTAAAAAATCTTAAAAGGCattgaattcattcatttaaaaataaggcCTTAATTAgtattaaaatgtcttaaattaGTCTTTCAAAGGTCTTAAAAATGCTAAGACATAGGAAGTaggatagtttttttttttccccacattgcaatttaaaatctcaaaataaTTGATAATATCTATTTTTGAAATAATATACTGAATGCCTCTCACATTAACGGCACGCAGATCAGGATAGTGGAACGAACACCACTCATATTTTGCTTGTGACCTGGATGCTCAGAGCAGATGCACTGTCCGCGATAGCTAGCGACGACATGACGTGGGGACGTGCAAATTCATTGAAAACTGACTATTCAACCAAGATTTCACGGCATGGCTGAGACTGGTACCAGGCAACAACCATTAACAAACTTTATGTTAAAGGGCCGCATTGGTGCATCCATGTTTTCCATTTgcatacaaatgaaatgaatatccATTTCCATTAGAGGACAAGATACACATCACGTTCTAAATTATTCAGTTATTACCATTATGATCAAATCGTTAGTCGCATAACATGAGAAATCAAACTCATGATTTGTGTTTCAAGTATTTCCCGTAGATGAACTATACAGCTTGTATAAACTGATATTATTGACGTGATCTCAAATGCGCTCCATTGTAAACTAGCGGGCTTATCATCTACACACAGAGGTGTAACAATGCACAGAATGCCTGTTGGCTGCTTAGTGATGTGTCCAGACCTTGAATAATATGAATGTAGTATATTTTGAATAGCCACCATAACATTTCAACAACGTCGCTGCGTTTCTCAGATTGATAAAGTCGTATAAAAGATTGACTAATTGATGAAGACTTTCCCTTTTTCCTCGGAGGGACGGTCATAAGTTGGTCCATTTCTGCTGCTCTCATCAATGAGAGGGAGGTTATCTTTACTGGATGGTATCAAGCCATTAAGACGGGAATGAGAATCCGTCCCcacacaggggggaaaaaaaaagattttgttgtaCCTGTTAGGAGCCTATGCAAATTAGTTacaccacacaaaacatactaaTTTTAAGCTTAAGTATGAAGAATAcactttatttacattttagttGTTGTAAAATTGgtcttaaatttcatttcaagtgGCATTAAAAAAGTCTTAAAGTCTTAAATCTAACATGCCTTCAACTGTAGGGACTCTGATTACATTTTGTCTCGGATTAAATTGCTTGTGTGTATGATTcccttctttttcactctttttttagttatttatttatttgtatattttcagGACACAATACTGTTAATCTTGTTCTCTAACATTAACATGttatattcatttttgtctccCTTTGCACTCAGAATGAAGTGAATGCAATCAAATGGGATCCAACAGGGAACCTTCTGGCTTCCTGCTCTGACGACATGACTTTGAAGGTTAGTCTGGAAAACAAGTACTAAAGATTCAAATTATAACTGACTTCTGACATGCCAGgcactgaaaatatttattgatgtgaaataaaaaagtcaACATCATTCCGGTATGATTAAATCTGTGcctgaaatgttttgcttttcctGTAATGCACTATGACATTACAATTGTATTCTTATCAGCAGACACGCACTGAAAGTCATGCTAACGGCATCAGACTGACTTTACAGGCCGCTGTTCAATATCAGTAATGACACTTTTAATTAGATGGCAGAAAAAGATGTTTGAGTGATGCTGCCCATGTGCTGATAGAACACTAACAGTGTACAAGTTTTCATGACGACTCACAGTAAACTGAGGTTTGATGCTCTCTGCACCGGGGCTGGTATTTTTGACCTATCCCAGACAGGAGGTTCCCAGGTTTTGGAGTCAAATGACTTGTACCTCGGTGTGGCACATAAGAGGAATTCATAGAATTTTGTTGGTACTTTAAACAGGGGCTGAAACTCGCCTCTGAGAGTGTGTCTTTAAGGTAATGCAAAATGTGTAGTGCCCCATGAATGTAGTTGAACTAAAAAATACTTTTATGCTATAGCAAGTTTTTtgaatagtttttgttttgtgtcacatGATGACATTACTCAGAGATTTTGAGTCCAAGCATTGACACATCAGCACTAACTTAGACCTAATTTCATAAAATGAGGTGTTTGT contains:
- the tbl1xr1b gene encoding F-box-like/WD repeat-containing protein TBL1XR1b, producing MSISSDEVNFLVYRYLQESGFSHSAFTFGIESHISQSNINGALVPPAALISIIQKGLQYVEAEVSINEDGTLFDGRPIESLSLIDAVMPDVVQTRQQVYRDKLAQQQAAAASATTSSTAPGNAKNGENAANGEENGAHALANHHADMMEVDRGVEIPASKAMVLRGHESEVFICAWNPVSDLLASGSGDSTARIWNLSESSSGGSTQLVLRHCIREGGQDVPSNKDVTSLDWNSEGTLLATGSYDGFARIWTKDGNLASTLGQHKGPIFALKWNKKGNFILSAGVDKTTIIWDAHTGEAKQQFPFHSAPALDVDWQSNNTFASCSTDMCIHVCKLGQDRPVKTFQGHTNEVNAIKWDPTGNLLASCSDDMTLKIWSMKQDTCVHDLQAHSKEIYTIKWSPTGPGTNNPNANLMLASASFDSTVRLWDAERGACIHTLTRHQEPVYSVAFSPDGRHLASGSFDKCVHIWNTQTGVLVNSYRGTGGIFEVCWNATGDKVGASASDGSVCVLDLRK